In Gammaproteobacteria bacterium, one genomic interval encodes:
- the bioD gene encoding dethiobiotin synthase, whose product MAHHFFITGTDTDIGKTYVTVGLLKAFNRAGYKTVGLKPVASGCNLIDAALQNQDALSLQENSTVQLPYPLINPFAFEDPIAPHFAAHKAGTELSCHVILRQMEQALNYAADIFCIEGVGGWQVPLNATETMADLVQQAQWPVILVVGIRLGCLSHAILTYESLQMKDIPIAGWIANVSQPHLDNVLPMTMTLQRRFAAPCLGMIGYQQPAEDRLDIGLLQLI is encoded by the coding sequence ATGGCGCATCATTTTTTTATCACAGGCACAGACACGGACATTGGTAAAACCTATGTTACTGTAGGCTTATTGAAAGCGTTTAATCGAGCGGGTTATAAAACAGTGGGCTTGAAACCTGTTGCATCGGGTTGCAATTTGATCGATGCGGCATTACAAAATCAAGATGCACTTTCACTGCAAGAAAATTCCACTGTCCAACTTCCCTATCCTTTAATCAATCCTTTTGCTTTTGAAGACCCTATTGCACCGCACTTTGCTGCTCATAAAGCTGGGACTGAACTTTCTTGTCACGTAATACTTCGTCAAATGGAGCAAGCTTTAAACTATGCGGCGGACATATTTTGCATTGAAGGGGTAGGCGGCTGGCAAGTCCCCCTGAATGCGACAGAAACCATGGCTGATCTCGTTCAGCAAGCACAATGGCCGGTTATTTTAGTCGTGGGTATTCGTTTGGGTTGTCTTAGTCACGCTATTCTTACTTATGAGTCTTTGCAAATGAAGGACATTCCCATTGCCGGTTGGATTGCCAATGTTTCACAACCGCATCTTGATAATGTTCTTCCTATGACCATGACCTTACAACGGCGTTTCGCAGCCCCTTGTTTAGGTATGATAGGCTATCAACAGCCTGCAGAGGATCGGTTGGATATTGGATTGCTGCAACTTATTTAA
- a CDS encoding ATP-binding cassette domain-containing protein — MSTLLTLDQVSLSYGLDPLLDQIKLQINAKERICLIGRNGAGKSSLLKIVEGMTLPDTGTIWRKPNLRIARLTQELPNAPDQTIYEYVAEGLSETGKLLAQYHALTGSLSPSSTEKEYAKLERLQEKIVAANGWQFEQNISQILMRLALNPDQSMSSLSGGWQRRAALAQALVSSPELLLLDEPTNHLDIAGIEWLENELLNAGPALLFITHDRSLLQRLATRILELDRGQLTSWPGDYANFLRRKEEMLHAENQENALFDKKLAQEETWIRQGIKARRTRNEGRVRALEALRIERSKRREVQSKATFSLNEAARAGKLVVDAQNVSHCFNGQPVIDHFSIRIMRGDRIGLIGPNGIGKSTLLNILLGNLAPQEGSVTLGTKLQIAYFDQLRQALDLEKTVVDNVAEGRDSIEINGRSKHIISYLSDFLFTPARALTPVKALSGGECNRLLLARLFSKPSNLLVMDEPTNDLDIETLELLEDLLSSYQGTLLLVSHDRAFVDNVVTGTLYFQGKGRILESVGGYKDLEKNITVDPSKSVWIDNEKLIDQKNIKVKMKFGYKEQKELEALPNKLESLEKMIEQLQIKIADPHFYKQPQKVVNETLEALKTTEADLQNAFSRWEELELQKNTLQ; from the coding sequence CCCTCGATCAAGTCAGCTTATCCTATGGTTTAGATCCATTGTTAGACCAAATAAAATTACAAATAAATGCCAAAGAGCGCATCTGTCTTATTGGCCGTAATGGTGCTGGTAAATCTTCTTTGCTCAAAATTGTTGAAGGTATGACGTTGCCGGACACGGGTACCATTTGGCGCAAGCCGAATCTCCGCATTGCCCGTTTAACGCAAGAGTTGCCCAATGCACCTGACCAAACGATTTATGAATATGTAGCGGAAGGTTTAAGTGAAACGGGAAAATTATTAGCGCAATACCACGCTTTGACTGGGTCCCTCTCTCCCTCTTCGACTGAAAAAGAATATGCAAAATTAGAACGCTTACAAGAAAAAATTGTGGCGGCAAATGGTTGGCAATTTGAGCAAAATATTAGTCAAATTTTGATGCGCCTTGCACTCAATCCCGATCAATCGATGTCTTCCCTCTCGGGTGGTTGGCAACGCCGCGCAGCCCTTGCGCAAGCCTTGGTATCCTCCCCAGAACTTTTATTATTGGATGAACCAACTAATCATCTCGACATTGCAGGTATTGAATGGTTAGAAAATGAATTGCTGAATGCCGGACCCGCCTTACTTTTTATTACCCATGACCGGTCCCTTCTGCAGCGCTTAGCGACGCGAATTTTAGAGCTGGATCGTGGACAACTTACTTCATGGCCAGGTGATTATGCTAACTTTCTGCGTCGAAAAGAAGAAATGTTACATGCTGAAAATCAAGAGAATGCACTATTTGACAAAAAGCTAGCACAAGAGGAAACCTGGATTCGGCAAGGCATCAAAGCACGGCGTACACGTAACGAAGGACGTGTTAGGGCGCTAGAAGCTTTGCGGATCGAACGATCTAAACGGCGTGAAGTCCAGAGCAAAGCAACATTTAGTCTTAACGAAGCTGCACGTGCTGGTAAATTAGTGGTAGACGCGCAAAACGTTAGCCATTGTTTTAATGGTCAACCTGTAATCGATCATTTTTCCATACGGATTATGCGCGGTGATCGGATTGGTTTGATAGGACCGAACGGTATTGGCAAGAGTACCTTGCTCAATATTTTGCTGGGAAACTTAGCACCTCAGGAAGGTTCAGTCACGTTAGGAACCAAATTACAAATTGCTTATTTTGATCAATTGCGTCAAGCCCTCGATTTAGAAAAAACCGTGGTTGATAATGTCGCCGAAGGACGGGACTCAATAGAAATTAATGGTCGATCCAAACACATCATCAGTTATCTCAGTGATTTTTTATTCACTCCAGCTCGCGCGCTCACGCCCGTTAAAGCCCTCTCTGGCGGAGAATGTAATCGTTTATTGTTAGCCCGCTTATTTAGCAAACCTTCAAACCTTCTCGTAATGGATGAGCCCACTAATGATCTTGATATTGAAACATTAGAATTATTAGAAGATTTACTGTCATCCTATCAAGGCACACTTTTGTTAGTGAGTCATGATCGAGCCTTTGTGGATAATGTGGTTACGGGTACGCTTTATTTCCAGGGTAAGGGGCGCATTCTTGAAAGCGTCGGCGGGTATAAAGATTTAGAAAAAAATATTACTGTGGACCCTTCAAAATCTGTATGGATCGATAATGAAAAATTAATCGATCAAAAAAATATAAAAGTTAAAATGAAGTTCGGTTATAAAGAACAAAAAGAATTGGAAGCGCTGCCCAATAAATTGGAAAGCTTGGAAAAAATGATAGAGCAACTCCAAATAAAAATTGCCGATCCGCATTTCTATAAACAACCCCAAAAGGTAGTCAATGAAACACTAGAAGCGTTAAAAACAACTGAAGCCGATTTACAAAATGCCTTTAGCCGGTGGGAAGAATTAGAACTGCAAAAGAACACGCTACAATAA